CTGGCGAACACGGGAGCCCTCAATTCCCCGTAGCTGCTCCACTGAACGGCGAGCTGGCGGGGGCTCACGAAAACGTAATTCATACATTTTGCGCACCACCTTCAACCGTAGCTCTTCCGTTAAAGCCAGCTTTGCCTGGTAGAGTAATTTATCTGCCCGCGCCCCACCGGGTTGTCCGGATGAGTAAACGCGAACACCCGCTTCACCTACCCAGACCAGCAGTGTTCCCACCGTGGCGGCAAGATGTACCGCCGCGTGGGAAACTCTCGTTCCGGGTTCGAGCATAATGCAGGCGACTGATCCCACCGGAATGTGCGTGCGGATCCCGGTTTTATCGATCAGTACGAAAGCGCCGTCCAGTACGTCGATCTGACCGTACTGGAGGAAGATCATGGAGGTGCGATCTTTTAATGGGATCGGGCTCAGCGGTACAAACGTCATGCCTCTGCTCCGGGTTTGATAAGCATCAGACCACAGCCGAACGCCCGGCTTTTGCCATACCCCTGGCTCAGACGTTGCAGAAATAATCCGGGATCGGTGACCGTAAGCATCCCCGTATAATCCACGCAACTGAACTGGATCAGTTGCCGGGCGTTTTCCCGCCGGAGTTGCTGTTGTCGGTAGGCATCAACCGAAGTATCCAGCAGTGTAAAACCGCTTCTTTCCCCCTGCGCTGCCAGCCAGTCCAGCGCAGCCTGTTGTTGATGCAACCAGACATCAATTCCTTCCGCCTGCCCCCTCACCTGCCGTTTCGCCTCCATCAGCAGATCGTGGCGCTTGCCCGCTTTACAGATGGTTGGATTCGCCCGCAGGTTGAAGCAAAGGGATTGTCCGGTACGCAGCTCCGGCGCAAATGGTCGGCATTCGATGGTGAAAATTTCACTTTCCGCCGGACATTCCTGCGACAGGACAAAAAAGCGAAACGCGCCCTGGAGTTCTTCCCGACGATAAAGAAATTGCCTTTCTTTTCCGCCAGGGAAAAGATCCCACAGCCACTGATGCATCACATATTCACCGCGATCCACCAGATGCAGCAACTGCGCAGGCGAAAGCTGGCCGGTATGTAAGGTTATTCTTGAGAGGTACATGGTTCCTCCTTGCTGAGCCACGGCCCCTGATTGATGGTGCGCTCCCCAAACAGCCATTGCTGACGATTTAAAGGAACATCCCGGCGGCGTAATATTTTGCTCACGACCAGGCCATCGTGCTCCCCTTCCCACCAGCATTCATCCTGAAGTTTCGGGAGTGAGACTTTCAGTTTGTGGAAATGATCCTGATACTGTTTGTATGCGTTACGTAAGACATGAGACGCGTTGCCTTCGAACAGTAACGGCGCAAGAGGTAATGCCAGCGGATGACTTTTTCGCCCCAGATAAAGCGGAAAAACCGGATGGCGTAAACCTTCCTGCAACTGCTCGAGGCTGTATGGCGCATCGGTAGTTTTTGCTACAGCCACCATCCACCAGGCATCGGTGTAGTAGTCGCGCCGGGAGATAATCGCGCTCAGAAGAGCAGGATCGCTCAACTCTTCGCGACGGCTGAAATAACGCGCTTTACGCACCTCTTTTGGCATCTGGATCGTGTGATAATCCCGTGCCCAGCGCGGGTTACGGCTGGCGCAAACCACCAGTGAATAGTGGCGATTAAACGCGTTTAAGCGTTCGGTATCATCACGCCGGATCCCTACCCCGGCAGCCAGCAGCCCCAGCAATGCTGAGCGCGAAGGCAGTTCATGGGTATGACGCACTTCGCCGGGGGCATCGACGCCCCAGGATGCCATCGGCCCATGAAGCTGAAAAATCAGATATTGGCTCATAAGCCGCCCCTTACGCGCAGATAAAGTCCAGCACGTCCTTCATGCTTCCCTGTTTGTTCATCACGTCAAAACTTGCGTAATCGGTCTTCTGTTCGTAGACCGTATTCATGTTTTCGCGAAGAGTTGTAATACGCTGCACCGCCACCTCTAACTGACGGGTGCCATTAATGGGTTCATAGAAAGCTGCCGCCAGAGAACGCGGTTGATCGGTGCCTTTTTCTGCCAGCGCCCAGGAGGCATAAGCCCGGCTGGCAAAGCTGTTTTGTTTTCCGGTTGGAGAGACTTTGAGCGCGGCTTCCGTAAAGGCGCGTATGGTCTGATTAGCTAACGCTTCGTCACCGCCGAGGTTTTCTACCAGCAGATCTTTATCAATGCAGATATAGGTGTAGAAGAGCGCAGAACCGAATCCGGT
The DNA window shown above is from Escherichia sp. E4742 and carries:
- the cas6e gene encoding type I-E CRISPR-associated protein Cas6/Cse3/CasE, which gives rise to MYLSRITLHTGQLSPAQLLHLVDRGEYVMHQWLWDLFPGGKERQFLYRREELQGAFRFFVLSQECPAESEIFTIECRPFAPELRTGQSLCFNLRANPTICKAGKRHDLLMEAKRQVRGQAEGIDVWLHQQQAALDWLAAQGERSGFTLLDTSVDAYRQQQLRRENARQLIQFSCVDYTGMLTVTDPGLFLQRLSQGYGKSRAFGCGLMLIKPGAEA
- the cas5e gene encoding type I-E CRISPR-associated protein Cas5/CasD, which translates into the protein MSQYLIFQLHGPMASWGVDAPGEVRHTHELPSRSALLGLLAAGVGIRRDDTERLNAFNRHYSLVVCASRNPRWARDYHTIQMPKEVRKARYFSRREELSDPALLSAIISRRDYYTDAWWMVAVAKTTDAPYSLEQLQEGLRHPVFPLYLGRKSHPLALPLAPLLFEGNASHVLRNAYKQYQDHFHKLKVSLPKLQDECWWEGEHDGLVVSKILRRRDVPLNRQQWLFGERTINQGPWLSKEEPCTSQE